One segment of Paramormyrops kingsleyae isolate MSU_618 chromosome 8, PKINGS_0.4, whole genome shotgun sequence DNA contains the following:
- the h6pd gene encoding GDH/6PGL endoplasmic bifunctional protein, with amino-acid sequence MMWRPLLTFLLLDSVCTQKGSSKELKGHVSVVIVGGTGDLAKKYLWQSFFQLYADQVSSGYSFSFYGGGLSEAEKGKPKFFQILKSLACPSEGSEERCALLKEQFFKLAQYQQLNTTEDYENLARDIRQRPEDEGLAEAGRLFYLAVPASTYADVAEKISRSCRPGQGQWLRVVLEKPFGHDLDSAEQLATLLKKSLHEDEMFRIDHYLGKQVVSQILPFRKDNKNFLDPIWNKHHIERMEIVLKETLDVKGRAQFYDQYGVIRDVLQNHLTEVLLLLTMGVPADMSNSDEIVNKKLQVFSSLKDIDRTSAVIGQYQAYNSEVQEELNRTKEDISNTPTFAGVVVHVRNTQFDGVPIFLTSGKMLDEQVAYARILFKNEVFSVRNSSSLRCSPKQIVFLLRHGNLLHSAILVSKNLFKPTVPDDSWKEVTGERDTALFGLPLSGYHIYMPTFQREAHEVVVSQIFHGRKDSIIRVETMLASWAFWTPLLDSLAQQVPRTYPGGTDTENLLDFQLHGRKITFTNEAVILSPRAFVGGSATAENFQVMRGKYRNADMVSAWPEELIDRLAADLQAAAEEAVEGGGLFHLALSGGSSPLALFQRLAVHHYSFPWQHTHIWMVDERCVPLSEPGSNFHALHEDLLQHVRLPYFNIHPMPVHLNRRLCVEEDGGPLLYENDISRLVNGSSFHFVLLGVGYDGHTASLFQSTQLDSHAHRLVVLTESPVKPHQRMSLTLAAINQAQRVGVLVTGKSKHEMIIQLSRIKDDPQKWPITGVRPTGGKLVWYIDYDALLG; translated from the exons ATGATGTGGCGGCCATTGTTGACCTTTTTGCTACTGGACAGTGTATGTACACAGAAGGGCTCCAGCAAGGAGTTGAAAGGCCATGTGTCTGTGGTCATTGTGGGTGGCACGGGCGATTTGGCCAAGAAGTACCTTTGGCAAAGCTTCTTCCAGCTGTATGCTGATCAGGTCAGCAGTGGGTACAGCTTTTCCTTCTATGGCGGCGGCCTTTCAGAGGCTGAGAAAGGCAAGCCCAAATTCTTTCAGATTCTGAAGAGCCTGGCGTGCCCGTCGGAGGGGTCGGAGGAGCGGTGTGCTCTGCTGAAGGAGCAGTTCTTCAAGCTGGCTCAGTACCAGCAGCTGAACACCACAGAAGATTATGAAAATCTGGCACGAGACATCAGACAGCGGCCAGAAGATGAAGGCCTGGCGGAGGCGGGCCGGCTGTTTTACCTGGCCGTTCCTGCGTCCACGTATGCTGATGTCGCGGAGAAGATCAGCCGCAGCTGTAGGCCCGGCCAGGGGCAGTGGCTTCGGGTGGTGCTGGAGAAGCCGTTCGGCCATGACCTGGACAGTGCTGAGCAACTAGCCACGCTGCTGAAGAAGTCTCTGCACGAGGACGAGATGTTCCGGATAGACCACTACCTAGGAAAGCAG GTGGTTTCCCAGATATTGCCGTTTCGGAAAGACAACAAGAACTTCCTTGACCCCATCTGGAACAAACATCACATAGAGCGAATGGAGATAGTTCTGAAAGAAACTCTGGATGTAAAAG GCAGGGCTCAGTTTTATGATCAGTATGGGGTGATCAGGGACGTGCTGCAGAACCATCTGACGGAGGTCCTTCTCCTTCTGACAATGGGAGTCCCAGCCGATATGAGCAACAGCGATGAGATTGTCAACAAGAAGCTGCAAGTCTTCAGCTCTTTAAAGGACATCGACCGGACTAGTGCTGTCATTGGTCAATACCAGGCCTACAACTCTGAGGTGCAGGAGGAGCTTAACAGGACCAAGGAAGACATCAGCAACACACCCACCTTTGCAG GTGTTGTGGTTCATGTCAGGAACACTCAGTTTGATGGAGTTCCTATCTTCTTGACCTCTGGGAAGATGCTGGATGAGCAGGTGGCCTATGCCCGCATCCTCTTCAAGAACGAGGTCTTTAGTGTTCGGAATTCCAGCAGTCTCCGATGTAGCCCCAAGCAAATAGTTTTCCTCCTGAGACATGGTAACCTACTGCACTCGGCCATTCTCGTCAGCAAGAATCTCTTCAAGCCTACTGTTCCAGATGATAGCTGGAAAGAGGTGACAGGAGAGAGAGATACTGCCTTGTTTGGCCTGCCCTTGTCAGGTTACCACATCTACATGCCCACGTTCCAGAGGGAGGCCCATGAGGTGGTCGTCTCCCAAATCTTTCATGGCAGAAAGGACAGCATTATCCGAGTAGAAACCATGCTGGCTTCCTGGGCTTTTTGGACACCCCTATTAGACAGCCTAGCACAGCAGGTTCCGCGCACATATCCCGGAGGCACTGACACGGAAAATCTTCTCGACTTCCAGCTGCATGGCAGGAAGATTACCTTCACAAATGAAGCTGTAATCTTGAGCCCACGTGCCTTTGTTGGGGGGTCGGCCACAGCTGAGAACTTCCAGGTCATGCGCGGCAAGTACCGTAACGCAGACATGGTGTCAGCCTGGCCGGAGGAGCTCATCGATCGACTCGCCGCCGACCTGCAGGCCGCAGCCGAAGAGGCAGTGGAGGGTGGTGGACTTTTCCACCTGGCGCTGTCCGGAGGCTCCAGCCCCCTCGCCCTGTTCCAGCGCTTGGCTGTACATCACTACTCCTTCCCGTGGCAGCACACGCACATATGGATGGTGGATGAACGTTGTGTGCCATTGTCAGAGCCCGGCTCCAACTTCCATGCCTTGCACGAGGACCTTCTACAGCATGTACGGCTGCCCTATTTCAACATTCATCCTATGCCTGTACACCTCAATCGACGTCTTTGCGTCGAGGAGGACGGCGGCCCGCTGCTCTACGAGAATGACATCTCCCGATTGGTCAACGGCTCCAGTTTTCACTTTGTTCTACTGGGTGTAGGTTATGATGGACATACAGCTTCACTCTTCCAAAGCACTCAGCTGGACTCCCATGCGCACAGGCTGGTGGTTCTGACGGAGAGCCCGGTGAAACCACACCAGCGCATGAGCCTTACTCTAGCTGCCATCAATCAAGCTCAGAGGGTTGGTGTACTGGTGACGGGTAAAAGCAAACATGAGATGATCATTCAGCTGAGCCGGATAAAGGATGATCCACAGAAGTGGCCCATAACAGGTGTCAGGCCTACTGGTGGCAAGCTGGTGTGGTATATCGACTATGACGCTCTATTAGGCTAA